The following are encoded together in the Scomber scombrus chromosome 7, fScoSco1.1, whole genome shotgun sequence genome:
- the ptpn23a gene encoding tyrosine-protein phosphatase non-receptor type 23 — MEAVPRMPMIWLDLKEAGDFQFSPAVRQFILKNYGENPDNYNEQLKKLEALRQGAVNVTRDFEGCSTLRKYFGQLHYLQSRVPMGTGQEAAVPISWTEIFSGKTVTHDDISYEQACILYNLGALHSMLGAMDNRVSEEGMKVSCTHFQCSAGAFSYLRDHFSHNFSVDMSHQILNLNINLMLGQAQECLLEKSMLDNRKSFLVARISAQVVDYYKEACRALENSETASMLGKIQKDWKKLVQMKIYYFASIAHLHMGKQAEEQQKFGERLAYLQSSLDKLSEAIKLAKGQPDSVQEALKFTMDVIGGKFNSAKKDNDFIYHETVPSLETLASVKGAPLVKALPVNPTDPSVTGPDLFAKLVPMAAHEASSLYSEEKAKLLRDVMIKIESKNETLEQFMDSLGLEPESVDNLDMYSHIPPVLMEKCAALSVRPDTVKSLIQSMQVLSGVFTDVESSLKEIRDVLELDEAGEQSLQEVCGPAAGEVHPAAQSQALAEIRRDLEKYMEAHEKASFTNTELHRAMNLHISNLRLLGGPLESLRDALPRPQLSEDEVAGLQCMKRILGKVQEMREQRGSLEKQLRDLIQQDDITSILVTTDRAEMKRIFEEQLKKYEQVKVYIDQNLAAQENILKALTEANVQYASVRKGLSQTEQQWNGTVQGLVGSYEAYEDLMKKSQEGKEFYDDLEAKASHLLERSKTLCQTRAEGRKPILEKDAQKKPPARPTAAKPSLKPKAADVDSANSSMEDPELAQLSAAILALGGDLPDELRSLPPDIPSHPTAAARLPGPEAFLPPGANLGGSGSLPWHGAPAAGLHRFPANLPPPELLARIAQFPTSGGIGPQGHIPRGPHPQMAPQMPPQMPPHSGYRPHTPQPGPVAPAPVRPSTTTVDSIQAPIPSYASTPHHQVQPAASTGYNVPPQMGGYPQFIPQPGMPMQGPGQPPAPQPQQQKQPQQYAQPPLPHGYQPGPRAIPGPHPPLPNQQAYPHGYMPPQPGVPPQYQQAFPGQLHPHQQNGYQPRPQIPQGYQTPQGYVPQQHPQMMPGSMPRPPQTAHPQIPTPSHQAPPSSQPYLPHPGQQMPPGVPHQHMLPQQQQMSMPHNTQQIPPHPQMQIPGGPRAQMPPTSQPMPPVSQNYIPPTSQPIHPNMRPQMPPASQPHVVPGPQVHLPRGPMPQMPTSTLPPQHHPHPHPHPGQPPIPNMPQHPIRMPGQPQVQPPYPGGVCYPGGAPMMPQQPLAPQPAAPQQPQAPLPMTHPQPSPMYPSAPGANVPPSAPQQPTAMGPHGPHVPPSPHMIQPSPGGPSAAQPPVPPSPSPSPSPSPSPGPTSLGLNPQQRPTPTPTPGSTVPPTLPSPSAVSPSTSLFQRQNSSTDDLLSSSPESQTGGTKAPTNVLQPTKADPQDGERRKKSSQGLLLIQGDPYQAPERVAHLYGELERYRSQVESLEHPSESEGGLSVLDARWKELQDQQEKDARQLSIAIARCYTMKNRHQDVMPYDLNRVVLQSGKDDYINASYVEDLSPYCPRLIATQAPLTGTAADFWLMVYEQKVSLIVMLVSEQELDKGKVLRYFPTERGQQVSQGPITLSLTTQKTTPTHVERMISLQYRDQSLKRTVVHLQFTSWPELGLPDSKSNLLRFIQEVHGHYLHQRPLHTPIVVHCSSGVGRTGVFCLLYAALQELEAGNGIPNLPLLVKKMRQQRKNMLQEKLHLKFCYEAVLKHAEQVLQRHGITTATCSKNTNTAATKPYARQESQQDLVLGGDMPISSIQATIAKLSIRPPSATDPAMEAGAPYALEEQPVAILPDLDSLTGVQPLQDFCPPTDPHPPSSSPPVSSPTHSPPPPNGLDATATSPSPPAANHQPVPEAAPSVSPPPASSAPAPSSLELLASLTPEAFSMEGGGKGKHRVTKQSFLQPAEGQGIHGTRAGEEGDDPLSSLDPLWSLNKH, encoded by the exons GGTGCGGTGAATGTGACGAGAGATTTCGAAGGTTGCAGCACACTGAGGAAGTACTTTGGCCAGCTGCATTACCTCCAGAGCCGCGTACCCATGGGAACGGGCCAGGAGGCTGCCGTGCCCATCTCatg GACTGAGATCTTCTCTGGAAAAACGGTCACCCATGACGACATCAGTTATGAGCAAGCCTGCATCCTCTATAATCTTG GCGCCCTGCACTCCATGTTGGGAGCCATGGATAACAGAGTATCTGAGGAG GGTATGAAAGTATCGTGCACACACTTCCAGTGCTCGGCCGGAGCGTTCTCCTACCTGAGAGATCATTTTAGTCATAACTTCAGCGTGGACATGAGCCACCAGATCCTGAACCTCAACATCAACCTTATGCTG gGTCAGGCTCAGGAGTGTCTTCTGGAGAAATCCATGCTGGACAACAGGAAAAGCTTCCTGGTTGCTCGCATCAGCGCTCAG GTGGTGGATTACTATAAAGAGGCCTGCAGGGCTCTGGAGAACTCGGAGACGGCCTCAATGCTCGGAAAGATTCAGAAGGACTGGAAGAAACTGGTTCAGATGAAGATCTACTACTTTGCTTCTATCGCTCAT CTCCATATGGGAAAACAGGCCGAGGAGCAGCAGAAGTTTGGAGAGCGG TTGGCATACCTCCAGAGCTCCCTGGACAAACTCAGTGAAGCCATCAAACTGGCCAAG GGTCAACCTGACAGCGTGCAAGAGGCTTTGAAGTTCACCATGGATGTTATCGGTGGAAA GTTTAATTCTGCTAAAAAGGACAATGACTTCATCTATCATGAGACGGTTCCTTCTCTGGAAACTCTGGCCTCTGTCAAAG GTGCTCCACTGGTGAAAGCTCTGCCGGTCAACCCCACTGACCCGTCTGTCACTGGACCGGACCTGTTTGCCAAGCTGGTGCCCATGGCCGCCCATGAAGCCTCTTCTCTGTACAG tGAGGAGAAGGCGAAGCTGCTGAGAGACGTCATGATTAAGATTGAAAGCAAGAATGAAACACTAGA ACAGTTCATGGACTCTCTGGGTTTGGAGCCTGAGTCTGTAGACAACCTGGACATGTACAGTCACATCCCCCCGGTCCTGATGGAGAAGTGTGCTGCCCTCAGCGTTCGACCCGACACTGTCAAGAGCCTCATCCAGTCCATGCAGG TGCTCTCAGGCGTCTTCACCGACGTGGAGTCCTCGCTGAAAGAGATTAGAGACGTCCTCGAGTTAGACGAGGCCGGCGAACAATCCCTCCAGGAAGTCTGCGGCCCTGCTGCAGGTGAGGTGCACCCAGCTGCGCAGTCCCAGGCTCTGGCCGAGATCCGCAGGGACCTGGAGAAATACATGGAGGCCCACGAGAAGGCCAGTTTCACCAACACAGAGCTTCACCGAGCCATGAACCTGCACATCAGCAACCTGCGACTGCTGGGAGGGCCGCTGGAAAGTCTGAGGGATGCTTTGCCTCGGCCCCAGCTCAGCGAAG ATGAAGTAGCAGGGTTGCAGTGTATGAAGCGGATCCTGGGGAAGGTTCAGGAGatgagagaacagagaggatCTTTAGAGAAACAGCTCCGCGATCTCATCCAGCAGGACGACATCACCTCCATCCTCGTCACCACAGACAGGGCCGAAATGAAG CGTATCTTtgaggagcagctgaagaagtaCGAGCAGGTGAAGGTGTACATAGACCAGAACCTGGCAGCTCAGGAGAACATCCTGAAGGCCCTGACCGAGGCCAACGTCCAGTACGCATCGGTTCGTAAAGGTCTGAGCCAGACCGAGCAGCAGTGGAACGGCACCGTCCAGGGACTGGTGGGGTCATACGAAGCCTACGAGGACCTGATGAAGAAGTCTCAGGAGGGGAAGGAGTTCTACGATGACCTGGAGGCCAAAGCGTCACATCTGCTGGAAAGATCGAAGACCCTCTGCCAGACCAGGGCAGAGGGGAGGAAGCCCATTCTGGAAAA AGACGCCCAGAAAAAGCCTCCAGCAAGACCGACAGCAGCTAAACCCTCCTTGAAGCCAAAGGCAGCAGATGTCGACTCTGCCAACTCCAGCATGGAGGATCCAGAGCTGGCCCAGCTTAGCGCAGCCATCTTAGCCCTGGGTGGCGACCTACCAGACGAGCTTCGCAGCCTCCCACCTGACATTCCTTCCCACCCCACCGCTGCAGCTCGTCTGCCTGGCCCTGAAGCCTTCCTGCCCCCTGGTGCTAACCTGGGCGGCAGTGGTTCTCTGCCTTGGCATGGTGCTCCAGCTGCTGGTCTTCATCGCTTCCCCGCCAACCTGCCACCTCCAGAACTCCTGGCGAGGATTGCTCAGTTTCCTACTTCTGGGGGTATAGGACCACAGGGTCATATTCCACGTGGACCCCACCCTCAGATGGCTCCACAAATGCCTCCACAAATGCCACCCCATTCAGGCTACAGGCCACACACCCCACAACCTGGCCCTGTTGCCCCTGCACCAGTCCGGCCCTCTACCACCACTGTAGACAGCATCCAGGCCCCGATCCCCAGCTACGCCTCTACACCACACCACCAAGTCCAACCAGCAGCCTCAACTGGCTACAATGTACCGCCACAGATGGGGGGCTACCCCCAGTTTATTCCCCAACCAGGGATGCCCATGCAAGGCCCAGGCCAACCTCCTGCCCCCCAACCGCAGCAACAGAAGCAGCCACAGCAGTATGCACAGCCCCCATTGCCTCATGGGTACCAGCCTGGTCCCAGGGCTATTCCTGGCCCTCACCCTCCTCTCCCGAACCAGCAAGCATACCCTCATGGATATATGCCCCCGCAGCCCGGTGTTCCTCCCCAGTACCAGCAGGCTTTCCCAGGTCAGCTGCATCCACATCAACAAAATGGCTATCAGCCCCGGCCTCAGATACCCCAAGGCTACCAGACTCCACAGGGCTATGTACCCCAGCAGCACCCTCAGATGATGCCAGGCTCCATGCCAAGACCACCTCAAACTGCACATCCACAAATACCCACACCTTCCCATCAAGCACCCCCTTCATCTCAACCCTACCTGCCCCATCCCGGCCAACAGATGCCCCCTGGTGTCCCTCACCAACACATGTTACCCCAACAGCAACAAATGTCAATGCCCCACAATACCCAACAGATTCCACCCCATCCACAGATGCAGATACCAGGTGGACCCAGAGCACAGATGCCCCCCACAAGTCAGCCAATGCCCCCAGTCTCACAGAATTATATCCCCCCTACGAGCCAGCCCATTCACCCCAACATGCGCCCACAGATGCCTCCTGCCTCACAACCTCATGTGGTTCCTGGTCCTCAGGTCCACCTGCCAAGGGGGCCTATGCCTCAAATGCCCACCAGTACACTACCCCCACAGcatcacccccacccccacccccaccctggACAACCTCCTATACCAAACATGCCCCAGCATCCCATACGGATGCCCGGACAACCCCAGGTGCAGCCCCCTTACCCTGGGGGAGTATGCTACCCTGGAGGGGCTCCGATGATGCCTCAGCAGCCCCTGGCACCACAGCCTGCGGCTCCCCAACAACCTCAGGCTCCTCTTCCCATGACCCATCCACAGCCTTCTCCTATGTACCCCTCAGCTCCAGGAGCTAATGTACCCCCAAGTGCCCCACAGCAACCCACTGCCATGGGCCCACATGGTCCACACGTTCCCCCGTCTCCTCACATGATCCAACCCTCTCCTGGAGGTCCTTCAGCAGCTCAACCAcctgtccctccttcccctTCGCCTTCCCCCTCACCATCCCCCTCCCCAGGCCCTACTTCTTTGGGTTTGAACCCCCAGCAGAGACCCACACCGACCCCGACCCCTGGAAGCACAGTTCCACCAAcccttccctctccctctgccgTCTCTCCCTCCACGTCACTGTTCCAGCGCCAGAACTCAAGCACAGACGACCTCCTCTCCTCTAGTCCAGAAAGCCAAACTGGAGGTACGAAAGCCCCCACCAATGTCCTCCAACCCACCAAAGCTGACCCACAGGACGGGGAGCGCCGAAAGAAGAGCTCCCAGGGTCTTCTCCTGATTCAGGGTGACCCTTACCAAGCTCCGGAACGCGTCGCCCATCTTTACGGTGAACTGGAACGCTACAGATCCCAAGTGGAATCCCTCGAGCACCCTTCAGAGAGCGAGGGCGGCCTGTCGGTGCTGGACGCCCGCTGGAAAGAGCTCCAGGACCAGCAGGAGAAGGACGCCCGGCAGTTGTCCATCGCCATCGCCCGCTGCTACACCATGAAAAACCGCCACCAGGACGTCATGCCCTATGACCTCAACCGCGTGGTGCTGCAGTCGGGCAAAGATGACTACATCAACGCTAGCTACGTGGAAGACCTGTCACCGTACTGCCCTCGCCTTATCGCCACGCAGGCTCCACTCACCGGCACAGCGGCGGACTTCTGGCTGATGGTGTACGAGCAGAAGGTGTCACTGATAGTCATGCTGGTTTCAGAGCAGGAGCTGGATAAG GGAAAGGTTCTGCGCTACTTCCCGACGGAGCGCGGCCAGCAGGTCTCTCAGGGACCAATCACGCTCAGCCTAACCACGCAGAAGACAACACCGACACACGTGGAGCGCATGATCAGCCTGCAGTACCGAGACCAAAGCCTGAAGCGCACCGTCGTCCACCTCCAGTTCACCTCCTGGCCAGAGCT GGGGCTTCCTGACAGCAAGAGCAACCTGCTGCGGTTCATCCAGGAGGTTCATGGACACTACCTCCACCAGAGGCCCTTACACACACCTATTGTGGTTCACtgcag CTCGGGTGTCGGACGCACCGGCGTCTTCTGTCTGCTGTACGCAGCGCTGCAGGAGCTGGAGGCAGGAAACGGGATACCGAACCTTCCTCTGCTGGTGAAGAAGATGAGACAACAGAGGAAGAACATGCTGCAGGAGAAG CTCCACCTGAAGTTCTGCTATGAAGCCGTGTTGAAACACGCTGAGCAGGTCCTGCAGAGACACGGCATCACTACCGCCACCTGCAGCAAGAACACCAACACTGCAGCCACCAAG CCTTACGCCAGACAGGAGTCCCAGCAGGATCTCGTCCTCGGCGGCGACATGCCCATCAGCTCCATCCAAGCCACAATCGCCAAGCTCAGCATCCGGCCGCCCAGCGCCACAGACCCCGCCATGGAGGCCGGCGCCCCCTACGCCCTGGAGGAGCAGCCTGTCGCCATCTTACCTGACTTAGACTCCCTGACTGGCGTCCAGCCCCTCCAGGACTTCTGCCCTCCCACAGATcctcaccccccctcctccagcccacctgtctcctcccctACACACTCACCACCGCCTCCTAATGGCCTGGACGCCACCGCCACCTCCCCCTCGCCACCCGCAGCCAACCACCAACCGGTCCCAGAAGCTGCGCCCAGCGTGAGCCCGCCTCCCGCTTCCTCCGCTCCAGCTCCTTCATCCCTGGAGCTGCTGGCCTCGCTGACGCCCGAGGCCTTCTCCATGGAGGGCGGAGGCAAAGGGAAGCATCGGGTGACCAAGCAGAGCTTCCTGCAGCCGGCGGAGGGTCAGGGGATCCACGGGACACGAGCGGGGGAAGAAGGCGACGACCCGCTCAGTAGCCTGGACCCCCTCTGGAGCCTCAACAAGCACTAA